A region from the Triplophysa rosa linkage group LG4, Trosa_1v2, whole genome shotgun sequence genome encodes:
- the cd99 gene encoding CD99 molecule isoform X1: protein MTSYLWILLLASLVATKAQDLDLADAFDFDVDKPTAKPPVKPAPPKNSNPDGFDLSDAFDLDDPKKPAVNHPKSEDPKKPTGDGFDLSDALGPDTEPKKPVVKPHKEGGTGTGGGTFDDKDLLDVGDGDDGYKPDGGKSGGRGADPGHEGGASDQPQGGALAGIISSVGVALLGAASGYIAYQKKKLCFKIQGGQDPESGKTQRGGTSDNQVFSNLLRSS from the exons ACTTGGACCTCGCTGATGCCTTTGATTTTGATGTTGACAAAC CCACTGCAAAACCACCAGTGAAACCTGCCCCACCCAAAAACTCAAATCCAG ATGGGTTTGATCTATCAGATGCATTTGATTTAG ATGACCCCAAGAAACCAGCTGTGAATCACCCTAAATCAGAAG ATCCAAAGAAACCAACTGGAG ATGGCTTTGATTTATCTGATGCATTGGGCCCAG ATACTGAACCCAAAAAACCTGTAGTGAAGCCACATAAAGAGGGTGGGACTGGTACAG GTGGTGGTACTTTTGATGACAAAGACCTGCTTGATGTGGGTGATGGTGATGATGGCTATAAGCCAGATGGAGGCAAAAGTGGAG ggcGAGGTGCTGACCCTGGACATGAAg GTGGTGCTTCTGACCAACCTCAAG GCGGGGCGCTAGCTGGCATCATCAGCTCTGTGGGTGTTGCTCTTCTTGGTGCAGCTTCAGGTTACATTGCGTATCAGAAAAAGAAACTTTGTTTCAAAATACAAGGAG GGCAAGACCCAGAGAGTGGCAAAACCCAGCGTGGTGGCACCTCTGATAATCAGG TTTTTAGCAACCTGCTCCGTTCATCCTAA
- the cd99 gene encoding CD99 molecule isoform X2, protein MTSYLWILLLASLVATKAQDLDLADAFDFDVDKPTAKPPVKPAPPKNSNPDGFDLSDAFDLDDPKKPAVNHPKSEDPKKPTGDTEPKKPVVKPHKEGGTGTGGGTFDDKDLLDVGDGDDGYKPDGGKSGGRGADPGHEGGASDQPQGGALAGIISSVGVALLGAASGYIAYQKKKLCFKIQGGQDPESGKTQRGGTSDNQVFSNLLRSS, encoded by the exons ACTTGGACCTCGCTGATGCCTTTGATTTTGATGTTGACAAAC CCACTGCAAAACCACCAGTGAAACCTGCCCCACCCAAAAACTCAAATCCAG ATGGGTTTGATCTATCAGATGCATTTGATTTAG ATGACCCCAAGAAACCAGCTGTGAATCACCCTAAATCAGAAG ATCCAAAGAAACCAACTGGAG ATACTGAACCCAAAAAACCTGTAGTGAAGCCACATAAAGAGGGTGGGACTGGTACAG GTGGTGGTACTTTTGATGACAAAGACCTGCTTGATGTGGGTGATGGTGATGATGGCTATAAGCCAGATGGAGGCAAAAGTGGAG ggcGAGGTGCTGACCCTGGACATGAAg GTGGTGCTTCTGACCAACCTCAAG GCGGGGCGCTAGCTGGCATCATCAGCTCTGTGGGTGTTGCTCTTCTTGGTGCAGCTTCAGGTTACATTGCGTATCAGAAAAAGAAACTTTGTTTCAAAATACAAGGAG GGCAAGACCCAGAGAGTGGCAAAACCCAGCGTGGTGGCACCTCTGATAATCAGG TTTTTAGCAACCTGCTCCGTTCATCCTAA
- the cd99 gene encoding CD99 molecule isoform X3 — protein sequence MTSYLWILLLASLVATKAQDLDLADAFDFDVDKPTAKPPVKPAPPKNSNPDGFDLSDAFDLDDPKKPAVNHPKSEDPKKPTGDGFDLSDALGPDTEPKKPVVKPHKEGGTGTGGGTFDDKDLLDVGDGDDGYKPDGGKSGGRGADPGHEGGASDQPQDLNQQWLHLIRILADTMPEGLSVWIANFKDVVVALLERVMDLLNVAEEKTEL from the exons ACTTGGACCTCGCTGATGCCTTTGATTTTGATGTTGACAAAC CCACTGCAAAACCACCAGTGAAACCTGCCCCACCCAAAAACTCAAATCCAG ATGGGTTTGATCTATCAGATGCATTTGATTTAG ATGACCCCAAGAAACCAGCTGTGAATCACCCTAAATCAGAAG ATCCAAAGAAACCAACTGGAG ATGGCTTTGATTTATCTGATGCATTGGGCCCAG ATACTGAACCCAAAAAACCTGTAGTGAAGCCACATAAAGAGGGTGGGACTGGTACAG GTGGTGGTACTTTTGATGACAAAGACCTGCTTGATGTGGGTGATGGTGATGATGGCTATAAGCCAGATGGAGGCAAAAGTGGAG ggcGAGGTGCTGACCCTGGACATGAAg GTGGTGCTTCTGACCAACCTCAAG ATCTAAACCAGCAGTGGCTTCATCTTATCAGGATTCTAGCCGATACTATGCCAGAAGGCCTCAGTGTCTGGATTGCCAACTTTAAAGATGTAGTAGTGGCCCTTCTAGAGCGAGTTATGGATCTTCTGAATGTAGCAGAGGAAAAGACTGAGCTTTAA